A part of Pseudochaenichthys georgianus chromosome 23, fPseGeo1.2, whole genome shotgun sequence genomic DNA contains:
- the mybpc1 gene encoding myosin-binding protein C, slow-type isoform X16 gives MPEPTKKDEMANGQPEESVAPESNGAMPLPEITLEVSPPTEAVADGKEPVETDGKKPEPSKPEPLQAVEAQEPSPTETNTNQPQPGGVGVKEQAESEHSTVKEEGPCSPPPTESVAPVSNGAMPLPEITLEVSPPTDDDAAAATTPSLKPHAEDASSLKKLSIELPNDSVPVPAMGRKDSVWSLGDGQGADDLEKPIDSPPRSTLLIESPQSATILVGGDITFVAKVEAKDIFRKPTIKWIKGKWMDLASKTGKHLQLKETFERLTKIHTFEMHIIKAKDNYAGNYRCEVTYKDKFDSCCFDLEVKEAEGSQNIDIRSAFKRSSEGQEDAGELDFSGLLKHREPKPDEGPDVDVWEILKNARPDQYEKIAFMYGITDLRGLLKRMKKITRVEKKTEAFAKKLDPAYQADKGGKIRMVVDLADPTVELKWYKNGQEIRPCPKYIFEHKGTQRIMVINNCSLNDDAAYSVAAGDENCATELFVKELPVKIVKKIEPVKTTVNERIELECEVSEEGAQVKWMKNGVEVPTGVRSRYRVKCEGTKHFLVIDDASREDTGTYSLMATGGTSEAHIQVDLKPLKIFQDLQDMKVMLGQPINLQCEIFPGNVAGRWYRNGQLIQPNDRINIVHKNKVHRLEVATSTLHDTGDYTFVPEGYSQSLSAKIHIIDPPRVHLESLNFPDNTITIVAGNKLRLEIPITGEPAPRVVWMKGERVILESGHRVRAETYGDQTSLTIDVTEREDTGNYKIILQNEAGEATASVKVKVVDIPDPPESPLVPVVGGDWCSMTWEPPKYDGSSPILGYYIERKKKQSSRWMRLNFDLIKETSFEPKKMIEGVPYEVRIFAVNAIGSSRPSEPSKAFTPLAVTSEPTMLVVDDITDTTVTVKWRPPETIGAAGLDGYLVEYCIEGTDDWVVSNKELTEKTKFTITGLTPGTRILVRVKAINAAGASTPRTLQHHVMVKEIIEPPKIRVPRHLKQTYTRRVGEAVNLVVPFMGKPRPKVNWLKEGQPIEPTHVNIRNTDCDSIIFIRKAERSHSGKYEMTVQVENHVDTAILDIQVVDLPGPPHSVTIEDVWGGNVALVWTPPKDNGNAPITGYTIQKADKKTMEWFTCIEHYHRSCITITELVVGNEYFFRIFAENMCGLSETATQSKQSALIVKEGMQVKTHEFTDHDFMEAPKFTQPLINTFAIAGYNATLNCSVRANPRAKVVWMKNKITILDDPRYRMFSNQGVCTLEIRKPSPYDGGLYTCKAVNDLGEAQVDCKLEIKGGFTFFELMQRGVPLHLIDKYMNEKVVEPQK, from the exons AAAGTGTTGCCCCAGAAAGTAACGGTGCCATGCCCCTACCTGAGATTACCCTGGAGGTTTCTCCACCAACAG AGGCTGTAGCAGATGGGAAAGAGCCAGTAGAGACTGATGGGAAGAAACCAGAGCCCTCAAAGCCTGAGCCATTACAGGCTGTGGAGGCTCAGGAGCCAAGCCCCACCGAGACTAACACAAACCAACCACAGCCTGGTGGGGTTGGGGTCAAAGAGCAGGCAGAGTCTGAACACTCTACTGTTAAGGAAGAGGGTCCTTGCTCCCCCCCACCAACTG AAAGTGTTGCCCCAGTGAGTAATGGTGCCATGCCCCTACCTGAGATTACCCTGGAGGTTTCTCCACCAACAG ATGATGATGCTGCTGCAGCCACTACCCCATCCCTAAAACCCCATGCAG AGGATGCCAGTTCACTCAAGAAACTCTCAATTGAGTTGCCTA ATGATAGCGTCCCTGTGCCAGCCATGGGGAGAAAAGACTCAG TGTGGTCTCTGGGAGACGGCCAGGGCGCAGATGACCTGGAAAAGCCTATTGACAGCCCACCACGGTCCACCCTACTGATAGAGAGTCCACAAAGCGCCACTATCCTTGTGG GTGGAGACATCACCTTTGTTGCGAAGGTAGAGGCCAAAGATATTTTCCGCAAACCCACTATCAAATGGATCAAAGGAAAATGGATGGATCTTGCTAGCAAGACAGGAAAGCACTTACAGCTGAAAGAGACCTTTGAACGACTGACTAAG ATTCACACATTTGAGATGCACATCATCAAGGCCAAAGACAACTATGCAGGAAACTACAGGTGTGAAGTCACCTACAAGGACAAGTTTGACAGCTGTTGCTTTGACTTGGAAGTTAAAG AAGCTGAGGGCTCACAGAATATTGATATCCGATCAGCTTTCAAAAGAAG CAGTGAAGGACAAGAAGATGCAGGGGAACTTGACTTTAGTGGTCTCCTTAAACATAG GGAGCCCAAACCGGATGAAGGTCCAGATGTTGATGTGTGGGAGATCCTGAAGAACGCCCGGCCAGATCAGTATGAGAAGATTGCCTTCATGTATGGTATCACAGATCTGAGGGGTCTGCTGAAAAGGATGAAGAAGATCACAAGAGTGGAGAAGAAAACTGAAG CTTTTGCCAAGAAACTGGATCCAGCATATCAGGCAGATAAAGGTGGAAAAATCCGCATGGTGGTTGATCTGGCTGACCCCACAGTTGAGCTGAAGTGGTACAAGAACGGACAGGAAATCAGACCCTGTCCAAA GTATATCTTTGAGCATAAGGGCACACAAAGGATTATGGTCATCAACAACTGCTCCTTGAATGATGACGCAGCTTATTCTGTAGCAGCTGGAGATGAGAATTGCGCCACAGAGCTGTTTGTCAAAG AGTTGCCAGTTAAGATAGTTAAAAAGATTGAGCCGGTGAAGACCACAGTGAACGAGAGGATTGAGCTGGAGTGCGAGGTGTCAGAGGAAGGCGCTCAGGTCAAATG GATGAAGAATGGTGTTGAGGTTCCAACCGGAGTGCGCTCCAGATACCGAGTTAAGTGTGAGGGAACAAAACATTTCTTGGTGATTGATGACGCCTCCCGGGAGGACACTGGGACATACTCCCTCATGGCTACGGGTGGCACATCTGAGGCCCACATACAGGTTGACT TGAAACCGCTGAAGATATTTCAGGACTTGCAAGACATGAAGGTGATGCTGGGGCAACCCATCAATCTGCAGTGTGAGATTTTCCCAGGCAACGTCGCAGGTCGTTGGTACAGGAATGGACAGCTGATCCAGCCAAATGACCGCATCAACATCGTACACAAAAATAA GGTCCATCGTCTTGAAGTTGCGACCAGCACTCTTCATGACACAGGGGATTACACTTTTGTGCCTGAGGGATATTCACAGAGCCTCTCTGCCAAAATTCACATCATTG ACCCACCGAGGGTGCACTTGGAGAGTTTGAACTTTCCAGACAACACAATTACAATTGTGGCAGGAAACAAACTTCGCCTGGAGATCCCCATTACTGGAGAACCAGCGCCCAGGGTGGTGTGGATGAAGGGAGAAAGG GTGATTCTTGAGTCTGGCCATCGTGTCCGAGCTGAAACGTATGGCGACCAGACCAGCCTTACAATTGATGTAACAGAGCGGGAGGACACAGGCAACTACAAGATAATCCTGCAGAATGAGGCTGGTGAAGCAACAGCCAGCGTCAAGGTCAAGGTTGTAG ACATCCCTGACCCTCCGGAGTCTCCCTTGGTCCCAGTTGTTGGCGGTGATTGGTGCTCCATGACATGGGAACCACCAAAATATGATGGAAGTTCTCCAATATTAG GCTACTACATcgagagaaagaagaaacagagCTCCAGATGGATGAGACTGAACTTTGATCTGATTAAAGAAACATCCTTCGAACCCAAGAAGATGATTGAAGGAGTGCCATATGAAGTGCGGATCTTTGCAGTCAATGCTATAGGCTCGTCCAGGCCCAGTGAACCATCCAAAGCCTTTACCCCTCTCG CTGTGACCAGTGAGCCAACAATGCTGGTTGTGGACGATATCACCGACACCACAGTTACAGTAAAGTGGCGTCCTCCTGAAACCATCGGAGCTGCCGGTCTGGACGGATACTTAGTGGAGTACTGCATAGAAGGAA CTGATGATTGGGTAGTATCCAACAAAGAGTTGACCGAGAAGACCAAGTTTACCATCACTGGGCTGACTCCAGGGACTAGAATCTTAGTTCGAGTCAAAGCCATCAATGCTGCCGGAGCCAGCACTCCACGGACCCTTCAGCATCATGTCATGGTCAAAGAGATTATTG AACCACCCAAGATCCGCGTTCCCCGACACTTGAAGCAGACATACACTCGTAGAGTTGGAGAGGCGGTGAACCTCGTGGTGCCATTTATG GGCAAACCCAGGCCAAAAGTCAACTGGCTGAAAGAGGGCCAGCCCATAGAGCCTACCCACGTCAACATCCGCAACACAGACTGTGACAGCATCATCTTTATCCGTAAAGCAGAGCGCAGCCACTCCGGAAAGTATGAGATGACTGTTCAAGTTGAAAACCATGTGGACACGGCCATTCTTGACATACAAGTTGTAG ATCTACCTGGGCCTCCTCACAGTGTCACGATTGAAGATGTTTGGGGAGGAAATGTAGCTCTGGTCTGGACTCCTCCAAAGGACAACGGCAACGCCCCAATAACAGGCTACACCATTCAAAAAGCAGACAAGAAAACAATG GAATGGTTCACATGCATTGAGCACTACCATCGCTCATGCATCACCATCACAGAGCTGGTGGTAGGGAATGAGTACTTCTTCAGGATCTTTGCTGAGAACATGTGTGGCCTAAGCGAAACTGCCACGCAAAGCAAACAAAGTGCCCTCATCGTCAAAGAAG GCATGCAGGTGAAAACGCACGAGTTCACGGACCACGACTTTATGGAGGCACCAAAGTTCACACAGCCGCTGATCAACACTTTTGCTATTGCCGGCTACAACGCTACTCTAAACTGTAGTGTCCGTGCCAACCCAAGG GCTAAAGTGGTCTGGATGAAGAATAAGATAACCATCCTGGACGACCCACGGTACCGCATGTTTAGCAACCAGGGAGTATGTACTCTGGAAATCAGGAAGCCCAGTCCCTACGATGGAGGCCTGTACACTTGCAAGGCCGTCAACGATCTGGGAGAGGCCCAAGTGGACTGCAAGCTGGAGATCAAAG GAGGCTTCACCTTCTTCGAGCTCATGCAACGCGGGGTGCCCCTACACCTGATTGACAAGTACATGAACGAGAAGGTTGTGGAGCCACAGAAGTAA
- the mybpc1 gene encoding myosin-binding protein C, slow-type isoform X14: MPEPTKKDEMANGQPEESVAPESNGAMPLPEITLEVSPPTEAVADGKEPVETDGKKPEPSKPEPLQAVEAQEPSPTETNTNQPQPGGVGVKEQAESEHSTVKEEGPCSPPPTDDDAAVATTPSPTPHAESVAPVSNGAMPLPEITLEVSPPTDDDAAAATTPSLKPHAEDASSLKKLSIELPNDSVPVPAMGRKDSVWSLGDGQGADDLEKPIDSPPRSTLLIESPQSATILVGGDITFVAKVEAKDIFRKPTIKWIKGKWMDLASKTGKHLQLKETFERLTKIHTFEMHIIKAKDNYAGNYRCEVTYKDKFDSCCFDLEVKEAEGSQNIDIRSAFKRSSEGQEDAGELDFSGLLKHREPKPDEGPDVDVWEILKNARPDQYEKIAFMYGITDLRGLLKRMKKITRVEKKTEAFAKKLDPAYQADKGGKIRMVVDLADPTVELKWYKNGQEIRPCPKYIFEHKGTQRIMVINNCSLNDDAAYSVAAGDENCATELFVKELPVKIVKKIEPVKTTVNERIELECEVSEEGAQVKWMKNGVEVPTGVRSRYRVKCEGTKHFLVIDDASREDTGTYSLMATGGTSEAHIQVDLKPLKIFQDLQDMKVMLGQPINLQCEIFPGNVAGRWYRNGQLIQPNDRINIVHKNKVHRLEVATSTLHDTGDYTFVPEGYSQSLSAKIHIIDPPRVHLESLNFPDNTITIVAGNKLRLEIPITGEPAPRVVWMKGERVILESGHRVRAETYGDQTSLTIDVTEREDTGNYKIILQNEAGEATASVKVKVVDIPDPPESPLVPVVGGDWCSMTWEPPKYDGSSPILGYYIERKKKQSSRWMRLNFDLIKETSFEPKKMIEGVPYEVRIFAVNAIGSSRPSEPSKAFTPLAVTSEPTMLVVDDITDTTVTVKWRPPETIGAAGLDGYLVEYCIEGTDDWVVSNKELTEKTKFTITGLTPGTRILVRVKAINAAGASTPRTLQHHVMVKEIIEPPKIRVPRHLKQTYTRRVGEAVNLVVPFMGKPRPKVNWLKEGQPIEPTHVNIRNTDCDSIIFIRKAERSHSGKYEMTVQVENHVDTAILDIQVVDLPGPPHSVTIEDVWGGNVALVWTPPKDNGNAPITGYTIQKADKKTMEWFTCIEHYHRSCITITELVVGNEYFFRIFAENMCGLSETATQSKQSALIVKEGMQVKTHEFTDHDFMEAPKFTQPLINTFAIAGYNATLNCSVRANPRAKVVWMKNKITILDDPRYRMFSNQGVCTLEIRKPSPYDGGLYTCKAVNDLGEAQVDCKLEIKGGFTFFELMQRGVPLHLIDKYMNEKVVEPQK; the protein is encoded by the exons AAAGTGTTGCCCCAGAAAGTAACGGTGCCATGCCCCTACCTGAGATTACCCTGGAGGTTTCTCCACCAACAG AGGCTGTAGCAGATGGGAAAGAGCCAGTAGAGACTGATGGGAAGAAACCAGAGCCCTCAAAGCCTGAGCCATTACAGGCTGTGGAGGCTCAGGAGCCAAGCCCCACCGAGACTAACACAAACCAACCACAGCCTGGTGGGGTTGGGGTCAAAGAGCAGGCAGAGTCTGAACACTCTACTGTTAAGGAAGAGGGTCCTTGCTCCCCCCCACCAACTG ATGATGATGCTGCGGTTGCCACTACCCCATCCCCAACACCCCATGCAG AAAGTGTTGCCCCAGTGAGTAATGGTGCCATGCCCCTACCTGAGATTACCCTGGAGGTTTCTCCACCAACAG ATGATGATGCTGCTGCAGCCACTACCCCATCCCTAAAACCCCATGCAG AGGATGCCAGTTCACTCAAGAAACTCTCAATTGAGTTGCCTA ATGATAGCGTCCCTGTGCCAGCCATGGGGAGAAAAGACTCAG TGTGGTCTCTGGGAGACGGCCAGGGCGCAGATGACCTGGAAAAGCCTATTGACAGCCCACCACGGTCCACCCTACTGATAGAGAGTCCACAAAGCGCCACTATCCTTGTGG GTGGAGACATCACCTTTGTTGCGAAGGTAGAGGCCAAAGATATTTTCCGCAAACCCACTATCAAATGGATCAAAGGAAAATGGATGGATCTTGCTAGCAAGACAGGAAAGCACTTACAGCTGAAAGAGACCTTTGAACGACTGACTAAG ATTCACACATTTGAGATGCACATCATCAAGGCCAAAGACAACTATGCAGGAAACTACAGGTGTGAAGTCACCTACAAGGACAAGTTTGACAGCTGTTGCTTTGACTTGGAAGTTAAAG AAGCTGAGGGCTCACAGAATATTGATATCCGATCAGCTTTCAAAAGAAG CAGTGAAGGACAAGAAGATGCAGGGGAACTTGACTTTAGTGGTCTCCTTAAACATAG GGAGCCCAAACCGGATGAAGGTCCAGATGTTGATGTGTGGGAGATCCTGAAGAACGCCCGGCCAGATCAGTATGAGAAGATTGCCTTCATGTATGGTATCACAGATCTGAGGGGTCTGCTGAAAAGGATGAAGAAGATCACAAGAGTGGAGAAGAAAACTGAAG CTTTTGCCAAGAAACTGGATCCAGCATATCAGGCAGATAAAGGTGGAAAAATCCGCATGGTGGTTGATCTGGCTGACCCCACAGTTGAGCTGAAGTGGTACAAGAACGGACAGGAAATCAGACCCTGTCCAAA GTATATCTTTGAGCATAAGGGCACACAAAGGATTATGGTCATCAACAACTGCTCCTTGAATGATGACGCAGCTTATTCTGTAGCAGCTGGAGATGAGAATTGCGCCACAGAGCTGTTTGTCAAAG AGTTGCCAGTTAAGATAGTTAAAAAGATTGAGCCGGTGAAGACCACAGTGAACGAGAGGATTGAGCTGGAGTGCGAGGTGTCAGAGGAAGGCGCTCAGGTCAAATG GATGAAGAATGGTGTTGAGGTTCCAACCGGAGTGCGCTCCAGATACCGAGTTAAGTGTGAGGGAACAAAACATTTCTTGGTGATTGATGACGCCTCCCGGGAGGACACTGGGACATACTCCCTCATGGCTACGGGTGGCACATCTGAGGCCCACATACAGGTTGACT TGAAACCGCTGAAGATATTTCAGGACTTGCAAGACATGAAGGTGATGCTGGGGCAACCCATCAATCTGCAGTGTGAGATTTTCCCAGGCAACGTCGCAGGTCGTTGGTACAGGAATGGACAGCTGATCCAGCCAAATGACCGCATCAACATCGTACACAAAAATAA GGTCCATCGTCTTGAAGTTGCGACCAGCACTCTTCATGACACAGGGGATTACACTTTTGTGCCTGAGGGATATTCACAGAGCCTCTCTGCCAAAATTCACATCATTG ACCCACCGAGGGTGCACTTGGAGAGTTTGAACTTTCCAGACAACACAATTACAATTGTGGCAGGAAACAAACTTCGCCTGGAGATCCCCATTACTGGAGAACCAGCGCCCAGGGTGGTGTGGATGAAGGGAGAAAGG GTGATTCTTGAGTCTGGCCATCGTGTCCGAGCTGAAACGTATGGCGACCAGACCAGCCTTACAATTGATGTAACAGAGCGGGAGGACACAGGCAACTACAAGATAATCCTGCAGAATGAGGCTGGTGAAGCAACAGCCAGCGTCAAGGTCAAGGTTGTAG ACATCCCTGACCCTCCGGAGTCTCCCTTGGTCCCAGTTGTTGGCGGTGATTGGTGCTCCATGACATGGGAACCACCAAAATATGATGGAAGTTCTCCAATATTAG GCTACTACATcgagagaaagaagaaacagagCTCCAGATGGATGAGACTGAACTTTGATCTGATTAAAGAAACATCCTTCGAACCCAAGAAGATGATTGAAGGAGTGCCATATGAAGTGCGGATCTTTGCAGTCAATGCTATAGGCTCGTCCAGGCCCAGTGAACCATCCAAAGCCTTTACCCCTCTCG CTGTGACCAGTGAGCCAACAATGCTGGTTGTGGACGATATCACCGACACCACAGTTACAGTAAAGTGGCGTCCTCCTGAAACCATCGGAGCTGCCGGTCTGGACGGATACTTAGTGGAGTACTGCATAGAAGGAA CTGATGATTGGGTAGTATCCAACAAAGAGTTGACCGAGAAGACCAAGTTTACCATCACTGGGCTGACTCCAGGGACTAGAATCTTAGTTCGAGTCAAAGCCATCAATGCTGCCGGAGCCAGCACTCCACGGACCCTTCAGCATCATGTCATGGTCAAAGAGATTATTG AACCACCCAAGATCCGCGTTCCCCGACACTTGAAGCAGACATACACTCGTAGAGTTGGAGAGGCGGTGAACCTCGTGGTGCCATTTATG GGCAAACCCAGGCCAAAAGTCAACTGGCTGAAAGAGGGCCAGCCCATAGAGCCTACCCACGTCAACATCCGCAACACAGACTGTGACAGCATCATCTTTATCCGTAAAGCAGAGCGCAGCCACTCCGGAAAGTATGAGATGACTGTTCAAGTTGAAAACCATGTGGACACGGCCATTCTTGACATACAAGTTGTAG ATCTACCTGGGCCTCCTCACAGTGTCACGATTGAAGATGTTTGGGGAGGAAATGTAGCTCTGGTCTGGACTCCTCCAAAGGACAACGGCAACGCCCCAATAACAGGCTACACCATTCAAAAAGCAGACAAGAAAACAATG GAATGGTTCACATGCATTGAGCACTACCATCGCTCATGCATCACCATCACAGAGCTGGTGGTAGGGAATGAGTACTTCTTCAGGATCTTTGCTGAGAACATGTGTGGCCTAAGCGAAACTGCCACGCAAAGCAAACAAAGTGCCCTCATCGTCAAAGAAG GCATGCAGGTGAAAACGCACGAGTTCACGGACCACGACTTTATGGAGGCACCAAAGTTCACACAGCCGCTGATCAACACTTTTGCTATTGCCGGCTACAACGCTACTCTAAACTGTAGTGTCCGTGCCAACCCAAGG GCTAAAGTGGTCTGGATGAAGAATAAGATAACCATCCTGGACGACCCACGGTACCGCATGTTTAGCAACCAGGGAGTATGTACTCTGGAAATCAGGAAGCCCAGTCCCTACGATGGAGGCCTGTACACTTGCAAGGCCGTCAACGATCTGGGAGAGGCCCAAGTGGACTGCAAGCTGGAGATCAAAG GAGGCTTCACCTTCTTCGAGCTCATGCAACGCGGGGTGCCCCTACACCTGATTGACAAGTACATGAACGAGAAGGTTGTGGAGCCACAGAAGTAA